Proteins from a single region of Terriglobia bacterium:
- a CDS encoding alpha-ketoacid dehydrogenase subunit beta, whose product MALVTYLEAIRQGIWEEMERDPSVFCIGEDIGIYGGAFKVTEGFVDRFGPERIIDTPIAESAIVGAAFGASLTGMRPVAEFQFMDFIGCAFNQIVNMVAKAHFRWGAPAPLVLRGPGGGGVHGGPFHSQNPEAWFVHVPGLKVVCPATAYDAKGLIKSAIRDNNPVVFFEHKFLYRRIKEELPEGDYTVPLGQARVAREGRHVSVITYAAMVHAALEAAETLAKEGIDLEVVDLRTLLPLDREAIAATVKKTNRVIILHEDVRTGGIAGEVSAIINEEAFDWLDAPIMRITAKDTPVPFSPPLEEWFLPKAEDVVAQARSLMLY is encoded by the coding sequence ATGGCACTAGTCACTTATCTCGAAGCCATTCGCCAGGGAATCTGGGAAGAGATGGAGCGCGATCCCAGCGTCTTCTGCATTGGCGAGGATATCGGCATCTACGGCGGCGCGTTCAAGGTCACCGAGGGCTTTGTGGACCGCTTCGGGCCGGAGCGCATCATTGACACGCCGATAGCCGAGTCGGCGATCGTAGGCGCGGCGTTCGGCGCCTCGCTCACCGGCATGCGTCCGGTGGCCGAGTTCCAGTTCATGGATTTCATCGGATGCGCCTTCAACCAGATCGTCAACATGGTCGCCAAGGCTCATTTCCGCTGGGGCGCGCCGGCGCCTCTCGTCTTACGCGGGCCCGGCGGAGGCGGCGTGCACGGCGGGCCGTTTCATTCGCAGAATCCCGAGGCGTGGTTTGTGCACGTGCCGGGGCTGAAGGTGGTCTGCCCGGCGACGGCGTACGACGCCAAGGGGCTGATCAAGTCGGCGATCCGCGATAACAATCCGGTGGTGTTTTTCGAGCACAAGTTTCTCTACCGGCGCATCAAGGAAGAGCTGCCCGAGGGCGATTACACGGTTCCGCTCGGCCAGGCTCGGGTAGCGCGCGAGGGACGCCATGTTTCCGTGATCACTTACGCCGCCATGGTGCACGCGGCACTGGAAGCCGCGGAAACACTGGCGAAGGAAGGGATCGATCTGGAAGTGGTGGACCTGCGTACGCTGCTGCCGCTGGATCGCGAGGCGATCGCGGCGACAGTGAAGAAGACGAACCGCGTGATCATCCTGCACGAAGATGTGCGGACCGGCGGCATCGCGGGCGAGGTTTCGGCCATCATTAATGAAGAGGCGTTTGACTGGCTGGACGCGCCGATCATGCGCATCACCGCGAAAGATACCCCAGTGCCATTCTCGCCGCCGCTGGAGGAATGGTTCTTGCCTAAGGCGGAGGATGTCGTCGCACAGGCGCGAAGTTTGATGCTTTACTGA
- a CDS encoding DUF3800 domain-containing protein, which translates to MPNTFNIYCDESCHLEHDRQPIMVLGAVWCPTEKSREIAVRIRELKQRHGISRDYEIKWERVSPGKLEFYLDVVDYFFDDDHLNFRAYVAAKHGLRHEEFGQDHDTWYFKMYFHMLALLLDPESRYRIYLDIKDSRSAAKIAKLHDVLCNNIYDFQHRIIERVQTVESKHVQQVQLTDLLVGAVSYANRNLQTSKAKLAIVDRIQRRSGYSLTGNTLMRAQKVNLFHWYPQGAQHA; encoded by the coding sequence ATGCCCAACACTTTCAACATCTACTGCGATGAAAGCTGCCATCTGGAACATGACCGACAACCGATCATGGTGCTGGGTGCAGTGTGGTGCCCGACAGAGAAGTCACGCGAGATCGCAGTCCGTATCAGAGAGCTGAAGCAGCGCCATGGGATCTCGCGTGACTACGAAATCAAGTGGGAACGGGTATCTCCGGGCAAGTTGGAATTTTATCTAGACGTTGTCGATTACTTCTTTGATGACGACCACCTCAACTTTCGTGCTTACGTCGCCGCGAAGCACGGTCTTCGTCATGAGGAATTCGGACAGGACCACGACACTTGGTATTTCAAAATGTATTTCCACATGCTCGCGTTGTTGTTGGACCCCGAGAGTCGCTACCGCATTTATCTTGATATCAAAGACTCACGAAGCGCAGCAAAGATCGCCAAACTACATGATGTCCTCTGCAACAATATCTATGACTTTCAACACAGGATCATAGAGCGGGTACAAACAGTTGAGTCAAAGCATGTGCAGCAGGTGCAACTGACCGATTTGCTTGTCGGAGCGGTTTCGTATGCGAATCGCAACCTGCAAACGAGCAAAGCAAAACTTGCGATTGTAGATCGGATCCAGAGGCGCTCGGGATACAGTCTGACTGGGAACACCCTGATGAGAGCACAGAAGGTGAACCTGTTCCATTGGTACCCCCAGGGAGCGCAACATGCCTGA
- a CDS encoding thiamine pyrophosphate-dependent dehydrogenase E1 component subunit alpha, with translation MAKKRYGRTNKTKTPASKNSRPRAAAPLASDQRCYTIADWRLEKPEFKIEQQREGEEVRYIVHGDLSRAAPPIRESKYLTREQHIEIYRWMLLNRRMEAALENLYKQGKVVGGVYFGLGQEACSCASTYALKKDEWMGPMIRNQGSLLVKGFSARDIMMQYMAKAGSPTFGKDASSHFGDIYERNVVSPISTLGDLIPVLTGVALGARLQGRNIAVMTYIGDGGQSTGVTYEGLNFAAVQKLGLVLFVENNIWAYSTPTDEQFRVKDLAERAIAYGIPGVIVDGTDACQVYDVAHEACERARRGAGPTLIEAKMMRMKGHAIHDAAQYVPRPLFEYWTRRDPIARFENYLVNVKKWLTREENEKLVAEVERQLDEDREYAVNSPMPDPATTPLNIWCEGCHEVKLKYAVPQYPNEKKSAGRKQVEAAGHLK, from the coding sequence ATGGCCAAGAAGCGTTATGGCAGGACCAACAAAACGAAAACGCCGGCGTCGAAGAACTCGCGGCCGAGGGCGGCCGCGCCACTAGCGTCCGACCAGCGCTGTTACACCATCGCCGACTGGCGGCTGGAAAAGCCGGAGTTCAAGATCGAGCAGCAGCGCGAGGGTGAAGAAGTCCGCTACATCGTGCACGGCGACCTCAGCCGCGCAGCGCCGCCGATCCGCGAATCGAAATATCTCACGCGCGAGCAGCACATCGAAATCTACCGCTGGATGCTGCTCAACCGCCGCATGGAAGCCGCGTTGGAAAATCTCTACAAGCAGGGCAAGGTCGTCGGCGGCGTGTATTTCGGGCTCGGGCAGGAAGCGTGCTCCTGCGCTTCCACTTACGCGCTGAAGAAAGACGAGTGGATGGGCCCGATGATCCGCAACCAGGGCTCGCTGCTGGTCAAGGGGTTCTCCGCGCGCGACATCATGATGCAGTACATGGCGAAGGCCGGCTCGCCCACCTTCGGCAAGGACGCCAGCTCGCACTTTGGCGACATCTACGAGCGCAACGTCGTGTCGCCGATTTCAACTTTGGGCGATTTGATCCCTGTACTCACCGGCGTGGCGCTGGGCGCGCGCCTGCAAGGGCGAAACATCGCGGTGATGACCTACATCGGCGATGGCGGACAGTCCACCGGCGTGACCTACGAGGGCCTGAACTTTGCCGCCGTGCAGAAGCTCGGCCTGGTGCTGTTCGTCGAAAACAATATCTGGGCCTACTCCACGCCGACCGACGAGCAGTTCCGCGTGAAAGATCTGGCGGAGCGCGCAATCGCATACGGCATTCCCGGCGTGATCGTGGACGGCACCGACGCTTGCCAGGTGTACGACGTGGCGCACGAAGCCTGCGAGCGCGCCCGCCGCGGCGCGGGCCCGACGCTGATCGAGGCCAAGATGATGCGCATGAAGGGCCACGCCATCCACGACGCGGCGCAGTACGTGCCGCGCCCGCTGTTCGAGTACTGGACGCGGCGCGACCCGATTGCACGCTTCGAGAACTACCTGGTCAACGTGAAAAAGTGGCTCACGCGCGAGGAAAACGAAAAGCTGGTTGCCGAGGTCGAGCGCCAGTTGGACGAAGATCGCGAGTATGCCGTCAATTCACCAATGCCGGATCCGGCGACCACACCGCTGAACATCTGGTGCGAGGGCTGCCACGAGGTGAAGCTGAAGTACGCCGTGCCGCAGTATCCGAACGAAAAGAAATCCGCCGGACGCAAGCAGGTGGAGGCGGCGGGACATTTGAAATAG
- the lipB gene encoding lipoyl(octanoyl) transferase LipB, whose translation MIISVVQLGTVDYATGLRLQQRLVELRKNNEVANVLLLLEHTPVITLGRNARRNNVLASDELLQQRGVELFECDRGGDVTYHGPGQLVGYPIFDLRSFLGPDGRRKTLGAVEYVRRLEEALIRTCADYGIATERVAGMTGVWTQLSTAVIPSGPNDPELVEGERAQSRDPYPTHESQAKIAAIGVHISRGVTSHGFALNVTDQPLEYFQLIVPCGISSKPVTSLEQQLCGPGLRSGARGSEARATPSMDDVAQALARNFGRVFNSQIVWVDSLDALLGRSVGVPTRAPEELRKMVGEEDTFWV comes from the coding sequence GTGATTATTTCCGTCGTCCAACTCGGCACCGTGGATTACGCCACCGGGCTGCGGCTGCAGCAGCGGCTGGTCGAGTTGCGCAAGAACAACGAGGTCGCCAACGTGCTGCTGCTGCTGGAGCACACGCCGGTCATCACGCTGGGGCGCAATGCGCGGCGGAACAATGTGCTCGCCTCCGATGAATTGCTGCAGCAGCGCGGCGTCGAGCTGTTCGAGTGCGACCGCGGCGGCGACGTGACCTATCACGGCCCGGGGCAACTCGTCGGCTATCCCATTTTCGATCTGCGCAGTTTTCTCGGGCCTGACGGGCGGCGCAAGACCCTTGGCGCTGTCGAGTACGTCCGCCGCTTGGAAGAGGCGCTGATCCGAACCTGCGCCGATTACGGCATCGCGACGGAGCGCGTCGCCGGCATGACCGGCGTGTGGACGCAACTTTCAACCGCTGTCATTCCGAGCGGACCGAACGACCCTGAGCTTGTCGAAGGGGAGCGAGCGCAGTCGAGGGACCCCTACCCGACCCACGAATCCCAGGCCAAAATCGCCGCCATCGGCGTGCACATCTCGCGCGGCGTCACCTCGCACGGCTTTGCGCTGAACGTCACCGACCAGCCCCTCGAGTATTTCCAGCTCATTGTTCCGTGCGGCATCAGTTCGAAGCCGGTCACCTCGCTGGAACAGCAGTTGTGTGGCCCGGGTCTCCGGTCCGGGGCGCGCGGGTCCGAGGCCCGCGCCACACCGTCCATGGATGACGTTGCGCAGGCGCTGGCACGCAACTTCGGGCGCGTCTTCAATTCGCAGATCGTCTGGGTGGATTCGCTCGATGCCCTGCTCGGCCGCTCGGTCGGAGTCCCCACTCGCGCACCCGAAGAACTGCGCAAGATGGTGGGCGAAGAAGATACGTTCTGGGTCTAG
- the lpdA gene encoding dihydrolipoyl dehydrogenase encodes MADKIYDLAIIGSGPAGYTAAIRAGQLGLKVALIEKDNKLGGTCLHVGCIPTKALLFNAELWDHLKAAQEFGIEDLGTPKLNWGAVQQRKDKIVTKHAKGLEFLMRKNKVDTITGYGRLTGPAKNGLHEVEVSTSGGAAGERKTVKAKNAMLATGSEARMLPGLQPDDRILTNIEILSLKAIPKSLIIVGSGAVGVEFASIYNSFGVGCTVLEMLPRIVPLEDEEISKELDRAFRKRNIRTLVNASVKKVERTKDGVAVSFEVDGKSQTAEAEKVLIAVGRKPRTENVGVEKTKIKTERGFVHADGWMETAEPGIYAAGDIVAGMPQLAHAGFIGAKVAVAHIAGKNAKPLDRNKIPACTYCHPEIGSVGLTEASAKQAGRTVKIGKFPFSANSRASIVGAHEGFIKIVSDAKYGEILGVHIIGPSATELIAEAVAAIELEATVEDLMYTIHAHPTLSEGMLDAVESVDGLAIDF; translated from the coding sequence GTGGCAGACAAGATTTATGACTTGGCAATCATCGGCAGCGGCCCGGCCGGCTACACCGCTGCGATTCGCGCCGGACAGCTTGGATTGAAGGTCGCGCTCATCGAGAAGGACAACAAACTCGGCGGTACCTGCCTCCACGTGGGCTGCATCCCGACCAAGGCGCTGCTGTTCAACGCGGAACTCTGGGACCACCTGAAGGCCGCGCAGGAGTTTGGGATCGAGGACCTGGGCACGCCCAAACTGAACTGGGGCGCGGTACAGCAGCGCAAGGACAAGATTGTCACCAAACACGCCAAAGGTCTCGAGTTCCTGATGCGCAAGAACAAGGTGGACACAATCACCGGCTACGGACGTCTGACCGGACCCGCCAAGAACGGCCTGCACGAGGTCGAGGTCTCTACCTCGGGTGGCGCGGCCGGGGAGCGCAAGACGGTCAAGGCGAAGAACGCGATGCTGGCCACTGGCTCGGAAGCGCGCATGCTGCCCGGACTGCAGCCCGACGACCGCATTCTCACTAACATCGAGATCCTCAGTCTGAAGGCCATTCCGAAGTCGCTGATCATCGTCGGATCGGGCGCGGTGGGCGTGGAGTTTGCTTCCATCTACAACTCCTTCGGTGTCGGTTGCACGGTGCTGGAAATGCTGCCGCGCATCGTGCCGCTGGAGGATGAGGAGATTTCCAAAGAACTCGACCGCGCATTCCGCAAGCGCAACATAAGGACGCTGGTGAATGCGTCGGTGAAAAAGGTGGAGAGGACCAAGGACGGGGTGGCGGTCAGCTTCGAGGTGGACGGCAAGTCACAGACCGCCGAAGCGGAGAAAGTGCTGATTGCGGTCGGGCGTAAGCCGCGCACCGAAAACGTTGGCGTGGAGAAAACGAAGATCAAGACCGAGCGCGGCTTCGTCCACGCCGATGGGTGGATGGAAACTGCCGAGCCGGGCATCTATGCTGCCGGAGACATCGTCGCGGGCATGCCGCAACTGGCGCACGCCGGATTCATCGGGGCCAAAGTCGCGGTGGCACATATCGCCGGGAAAAACGCGAAGCCGCTTGACCGCAATAAGATTCCCGCATGCACCTACTGCCATCCCGAGATCGGCAGCGTCGGCCTGACCGAGGCGTCGGCCAAGCAGGCAGGACGCACGGTAAAGATCGGGAAATTTCCGTTCTCGGCGAACTCGCGGGCGTCCATCGTCGGCGCGCACGAGGGATTCATCAAGATCGTTTCCGACGCGAAGTATGGCGAAATTCTCGGGGTGCACATCATCGGGCCGTCGGCGACCGAACTGATCGCCGAAGCCGTGGCCGCGATCGAACTGGAAGCCACGGTCGAGGACCTCATGTACACCATCCACGCCCACCCGACATTGTCCGAGGGCATGCTAGATGCGGTGGAGAGTGTGGACGGATTGGCAATAGATTTTTAG
- a CDS encoding CocE/NonD family hydrolase — protein sequence MVAMRDGVRLFTSVYVPKDASAANPYPILYDRTPYSVAPYGTENYKGLLGPSELFTRGKYIFVYQDVRGAFMSEGEFVNMRPEDAAEKGGKAVDESTDTYDTIEWLLRNVAHNNGKVGMWGISYPGFYTSTGMINAHPALKAASPQAPIANWFVGDDFHHHGAVYLPHFFGFISVFGLPRPEPRKEWHQRAFKIPNDGYEFYKGIEPLPLADEKYLHHKVAFWDEFLQHPNYDAYWQARNLLPHLKNIKPAVLTVGGWFDAENLYGALNTYKTVAENSPASAVRLVMGPWCHGCWARMDGEQLGDVRFNAKTGEFYREHIEFPFFEYYLKGKGANDLPIAYVFETGTNQWRKYDAWPPKNAARKTLYFGANGTLSFTPPAETSDAFDEYVSDPNKPVPYFDHTFSGMARAYMDGDNRLQGRRTDVLDYQTEPLPEDITLAGPVQPSLMVSTSGTDSDFIVKLIDVYPNDAPDPDPNPAEVHMGGYQQLVRGEPMRGRFRNSYSKPEPFQPGKITKIEFVMPDVNHTFRRGHRIMVQVQSSWFPLVDINPQTFVDIYTAKPSDFQKATERVYRGKNAESHVDVFALPAASAGSGN from the coding sequence ATGGTCGCCATGCGCGACGGCGTGCGCTTGTTCACCAGCGTGTACGTGCCCAAAGACGCGTCGGCCGCGAACCCGTACCCGATCCTGTACGACCGCACGCCGTACAGCGTCGCGCCCTACGGCACGGAGAATTACAAGGGACTGCTGGGTCCGTCGGAGCTGTTCACGCGCGGCAAGTACATTTTCGTCTACCAGGATGTGCGCGGCGCGTTCATGTCGGAGGGCGAGTTTGTGAACATGCGTCCGGAAGACGCGGCGGAAAAGGGCGGCAAGGCGGTGGACGAGTCCACCGACACCTACGACACGATTGAGTGGCTGCTGCGCAACGTTGCGCACAACAACGGCAAAGTCGGGATGTGGGGGATCTCGTATCCGGGTTTCTATACCTCGACTGGGATGATCAACGCGCATCCCGCGCTGAAAGCGGCGTCGCCGCAGGCGCCGATTGCGAACTGGTTCGTGGGCGACGACTTTCACCACCACGGCGCGGTCTACCTGCCGCACTTTTTCGGATTCATCTCCGTCTTCGGCCTGCCGCGTCCGGAGCCGAGGAAGGAGTGGCATCAGCGCGCATTCAAAATTCCCAACGACGGGTATGAGTTCTACAAGGGCATTGAGCCGCTGCCGCTGGCCGACGAAAAGTATCTGCATCACAAGGTCGCGTTCTGGGACGAGTTCCTGCAACATCCCAACTACGACGCGTACTGGCAAGCGCGCAACCTGCTGCCACACTTGAAGAACATCAAACCGGCGGTGCTGACGGTCGGCGGCTGGTTCGACGCCGAAAATCTCTACGGCGCGCTCAATACCTACAAGACGGTGGCGGAAAATTCTCCCGCGTCAGCAGTGCGGCTGGTCATGGGTCCGTGGTGTCACGGTTGCTGGGCGCGCATGGATGGCGAGCAGTTGGGCGACGTTCGCTTCAATGCAAAGACAGGCGAGTTTTATCGCGAGCACATCGAGTTCCCGTTCTTCGAGTACTACCTGAAAGGCAAGGGCGCGAACGACCTGCCGATCGCGTACGTGTTCGAGACCGGCACCAACCAATGGCGCAAGTACGACGCCTGGCCGCCGAAGAACGCGGCGAGGAAGACGCTTTACTTCGGCGCGAACGGAACATTGTCGTTCACACCGCCAGCGGAAACCTCCGACGCCTTCGATGAGTACGTGAGCGATCCCAACAAGCCGGTGCCGTATTTCGATCACACGTTCAGCGGCATGGCGCGGGCGTACATGGATGGCGACAACCGGCTGCAGGGACGACGCACCGACGTGCTCGACTATCAGACCGAGCCTTTGCCGGAGGACATCACGCTGGCAGGGCCGGTGCAGCCCAGCCTGATGGTCTCCACCAGCGGCACCGATTCGGATTTCATCGTCAAGCTGATTGACGTGTATCCCAATGATGCGCCAGATCCGGATCCGAACCCCGCCGAGGTTCACATGGGCGGCTACCAGCAACTGGTGCGCGGCGAACCGATGCGCGGCCGCTTCCGCAACAGCTACTCGAAGCCGGAGCCTTTCCAGCCGGGGAAGATAACGAAGATTGAGTTCGTGATGCCGGACGTGAACCACACCTTCCGTCGCGGGCACCGCATCATGGTACAGGTGCAGAGCTCATGGTTCCCGCTGGTGGACATCAATCCGCAGACGTTTGTGGACATTTACACGGCGAAGCCGTCGGATTTCCAGAAAGCGACCGAGCGCGTGTATCGCGGGAAGAACGCGGAATCGCACGTCGATGTGTTTGCTCTGCCAGCGGCGAGTGCCGGAAGCGGTAATTAG